In one Anaerolineales bacterium genomic region, the following are encoded:
- a CDS encoding 4Fe-4S binding protein, whose product MAKGRIVIDETLCKGCELCTTVCPKNLIHMATGRFTPKGYRPAELVDIEEACTGCAICTVVCPDAAITVYRFIPANKVNI is encoded by the coding sequence ATGGCAAAGGGGCGTATCGTAATCGATGAAACGCTCTGTAAAGGTTGTGAACTATGCACAACCGTCTGCCCCAAAAATCTCATCCACATGGCAACGGGCCGTTTTACCCCAAAAGGCTATCGGCCGGCCGAACTCGTAGACATCGAGGAAGCGTGCACGGGATGTGCGATATGCACCGTAGTATGTCCGGACGCTGCAATAACCGTGTACCGATTTATCCCCGCAAATAAAGTGAATATCTAA